Proteins encoded together in one Papaver somniferum cultivar HN1 unplaced genomic scaffold, ASM357369v1 unplaced-scaffold_119, whole genome shotgun sequence window:
- the LOC113330840 gene encoding uncharacterized protein LOC113330840, which yields MWFTHPDFLRMVETSWNAPVYGNPDFIFPFKLKRLKVAMKLWNQRVFGNVNARLKQAQLKLEVASRNSDEDPFDISKQNEMKDALVAVQEVRMQQHIMLKQKSRNKWILEGSSNTSYFHSSINTRRSVNTSSELVTDDGSLIIDPDQLRDHVVSYYVSKFNGVDTQIDDSLFEYEHNFISLEERHMLDSIPSLEDIKVAVFDLGANSAPGLDGFSGCFYRHCWDLIHQDLAKAIIFCWNNKTILNGANSSLILFLAKGNMMSLTNLVKLLGDYQQASGQQVCREKSKIYFGGGSLHRRQSIVDFLGMGVNYFPDRYLGVKVMPGVVKYSHISNVVDKLKDHLSVYKGKMLSFQDRVVLVKLSFQRAFVVGYDKICSPVREKGLGLTSLSNMNKALIMKLWWSIKASMKKWARFLESKFTCRDGRLKLAGVKSSILPGIRWVHTEVMRTNKSLIGDGRATSLFYDVWYGSETLADVLQQPDLDRNARVSDIIVQDQWQLEGFHMHDLVSAGVDLESLPRRHTGSDRKIWMPDLKGLFYVKSARELVRMRYSVLEEANLLWKSVVHPSLAAQNWKFVRGACATLDKVKSRFKIALTSRCNVCQIEEESLEHVHWSCSAANRAWQWLAGIFHIIPHFNLLSANKEAKGRSRMVKDLWLVSILVLRSELWYQRNKMVYEKKKPCWTFFKKRVFNLIHEYSARMTGCMFNKVEDLEILNFFRAKCHRVKMLEPVECFWQPPMHNQLLLCCDGASRGNPGVAGAGVVAINSACEVVGAMCVGLGIISNYMAELYSILIGLEWAVQWGYRDVLVRTNSSSVITALEGDSIPWFARQRWYDVKGMFDSINFVHTYCEANFAADKMEKTGCLLDNGVRLTFVGRPDFSCTIL from the exons ATGTGGTTTACGCATCCTGATTTTTTGAGAATGGTTGAGACTTCTTGGAATGCTCCGGTGTATGGTAATCcggattttatttttcctttcaagctGAAGAGATTGAAGGTAGCTATGAAGTTGTGGAATCAACGGGTGTTTGGTAATGTGAATGCAAGACTCAAACAGGCTCAATTGAAGTTAGAAGTGGCTAGTAGGAATTCGGATGAGGACCCTTTTGACATTTCTAAGCAGAATGAGATGAAGGATGCGCTTGTGGCCGTTCAGGAGGTGCGTATGCAACAGCATATTATGTTGAAGCAAAAATCTCGCAACAAATGGATCTTGGAGGGTTCTAGCAATACTTCATATTTCCATAGTTCTATTAATACTCGTAGAAGTGTCAATACAAGTTCGGAGTTGGTGACAGATGATGGGTCCCTTATCATTGATCCGGACCAATTAAGAGACCATGTTGTTTCTTATTATGTGAGTAAATTTAATGGAGTAGATACGCAGATTGATGATAGTTTGTTTGAGTATGAACATAATTTTATTTCTCTTGAGGaaagacatatgttggattctattccttctTTGGAAGATATTAAGGTGGCGGTGTTTGATTTGGGTGCGAATAGTGCTCCAGGTCtggatggtttctcggggtgtttttatagacattgttgggatttAATTCATCAAGACCTAGCTAAGGCTATTATTTTTTGCTGGAACAACAAAACTATTCTTAATGGGGCTAATTCTAGTCTCATTCTTTTTCTTGCTAAG GGTAATATGATGAGTCTAACAAACTTAGTGAAGCTCCTGGGTGATTAtcaacaagcttctggtcagcAAGTTTGCAGGGAgaagagcaaaatttattttggagGTGGGTCTTTGCATAGGAGACAATCTATTGTAGACTTCTTAGGCATGGGAGTGAATTATTTCCCGGATAGATATTTGGGGGTTAAGGTGATGCCTGGAGTGGTGAAGTATAGTCATATTAGTAACGTGGTGGATAAACTGAAGGACCATCTTTCAGTTTACAAAGGTAAGATGCTTTCCTTTCAGGATCGCGTGGTTCTTGTTAAACTGTCCTTTCAA AGAGCTTTTGTGGTTGGTTATGACAAGATCTGCAGTCCGGTGCGGGAAAAGGGCCTTGGGCTTACTAGCCTAAGCAACATGAACAAGGCACTGATTATGAAGTTGTGGTGGAGTATTAAAGCTTCTATGAAGAAATGGGCTAGATTTTTGGAATCGAAATTCACTTGTAGAGATGGTCGGCTGAAGTTGGCTGGAGTTAAATCTTCAATTCTTCCCGGGATTCGTTGGGTGCACACTGAAGTTATGCGCACTAATAAATCTTTAATTGGTGACGGTAGAGCAACTTCACTATTTTATGATGTATGGTATGGGTCTGAAACTTTGGCAGATGTTTTGCAACAACCCGACCTTGACAGAAATGCAAGGGTTAGCGATATCATTGTGCAGGATCAATGGCAGCTGGAAGGATTTCATATGCACGACCTCGTCAGTGCTGGTGTGGATCTGGAGAGCTTGCCAAGGAGGCACACAGGCAGTGATAGGAAGATATGGATGCCGGACCTTAAAGGTTTATTCTATGTTAAGTCTGCAAGGGAGCTGGTGAGGATGAGATATTCGGTGTTGGAGGAAGCAAATCTGTTATGGAAGAGTGTTGTGCACCCTTCTTTGGCAGCGCAAAATTGGAAGTTTGTCAGGGGAGCTTGTGCAACTCTGGATAAAGTAAAGAGCAGGTTCAAGATAGCTCTTACGTCGAGGTGCAATGTGtgccagattgaggaggagtctttgGAACATGTTCATTGGAGCTGTAGTGCTGCGAATCGGGCTTGGCAATGGCTGGCAGGTATTTTCCATATTATTCCTCATTTTAACTTGCTTTCTGCTAACAAGGAAGCGAAAGGGCGTAGCAGAATGGTTAAAGACCTGTGGTTAGTCTCAATCTTGGTGCTGCGTTCGGAGCTATGGTACCAAAGGAATAAGATGGTCTATGAAAAGAAGAAGCCTTGCTGGACTTTCTTCAAAAAACGTGTGTTTAACCTCATTCATGAGTATTCCGCTAGAATGACAGGATGTATGTTCAACAAGGTAGAAGATCTTGAGATTCTGAATTTTTTCAGAGCTAAATGTCATAGGGTGAAGATGTTAGAGCCTGTTGAGTGTTTTTGGCAACCTCCTATGCACAATCAGCTCTTGCTGTGCTGTGACGGTGCCTCTAGAGgcaatccaggggtggcgggagctggtgtggtGGCGATAAATTCTGCTTGTGAAGTGGTTGGGGCGATGTGTGTTGGTCTTGGAATTATTTCCAATTATATGGCGGAGTTGTATAGCATTCTGATTGGTTTAGAATGGGCAGTTCAATGGGGATACCGGGATGTTCTAGTGCGGACTAATTCATCAAGTGTCATAACAGCTTTGGAAGGGGATtctattccttggtttgctagacaGAGATGGTATGATGTAAAGGGCATGTTTGATTCTATAAATTTTGTGCACACGTACTGTGAAGCCAATTTCGCAGCTGACAAGATGGAGAAGACTGGTTGCTTATTAGATAATGGAGTGAGACTCACTTTTGTTGGTCGTCCTGATTTCTCATGTACTATCTTGTAA